The following proteins are co-located in the Methylomonas sp. 11b genome:
- a CDS encoding diguanylate cyclase, which yields MVFFKNKDEGPDRWKEKYLKLLDDQEHTEKQYKANEELLCKTIVRFALAVKGLNRQLDPHLNRIRNLLKSGLQSQQLQKELSAFSNALIMLEESPEPTLMDASLLFEFLGKQYPRHLDQLDEIREKYENRLFSNNQAFYLALLELIEDNKPPANIDLALELTGADAKAINIQLVRLLDNAEIPLVFAEDAEKIKNRLHADQALGPIFDDTVALLLAVKKHLESEQQEMAAFLSKLTEQLTELGVKATGVNAANEIRVKKRNLLDQAVSEQIMELREKSENATQLEPLKQIVSSRLTTITQQIQAHNLQEQQERDKAQREMQILSQRLREMESESSDLRSKLDLAQHRATRDPLTNLPNRLAFEDRLADEMARCRRHKLPMTLMVWDVDLFKNINDTYGHKCGDKALIVIAELLFKHCRETDFVARFGGEEFVMILPGADAKSALVIAEKLRKTVEKSSFNANGNKVSITLSCGISQFIDGDNNESIFNRADSGLYRAKQTGRNRCVVV from the coding sequence ATGGTTTTTTTTAAAAACAAGGATGAGGGTCCGGACAGGTGGAAGGAAAAATACCTCAAGCTGTTGGACGACCAGGAACACACTGAAAAACAATACAAAGCCAACGAAGAGTTGTTGTGCAAAACCATCGTCCGTTTTGCGCTGGCCGTTAAAGGCCTGAACCGGCAACTCGACCCTCACTTAAACCGTATTCGCAATTTATTAAAAAGCGGCCTGCAAAGTCAGCAATTGCAGAAAGAGCTATCGGCATTTTCCAACGCGCTGATAATGCTGGAAGAATCGCCTGAGCCTACCCTCATGGACGCTTCATTGCTGTTCGAGTTTCTTGGCAAGCAATATCCCCGACACTTGGATCAGCTCGATGAGATTCGCGAAAAATACGAAAACCGCCTCTTCAGTAACAATCAGGCCTTTTATCTGGCCCTGTTGGAGCTTATAGAAGACAACAAGCCGCCTGCCAACATTGACTTGGCCTTGGAACTGACCGGGGCAGATGCTAAAGCTATCAATATTCAACTGGTCCGCTTGTTGGACAATGCTGAAATTCCGTTGGTGTTTGCCGAAGATGCCGAAAAGATCAAAAACCGGCTGCATGCTGATCAAGCCTTAGGGCCTATTTTTGACGATACGGTTGCCTTGCTGTTGGCGGTAAAAAAACATTTGGAATCGGAACAGCAGGAGATGGCGGCATTTTTGTCGAAATTGACCGAGCAATTAACCGAGTTAGGTGTAAAAGCGACCGGCGTTAACGCCGCAAACGAAATAAGAGTTAAGAAGCGTAATCTGCTGGATCAGGCCGTATCCGAGCAAATCATGGAGCTACGCGAAAAGTCGGAGAACGCGACGCAGCTTGAGCCGCTGAAACAAATTGTCAGTAGTCGATTAACCACTATCACGCAACAAATTCAAGCGCACAATCTTCAGGAACAACAGGAACGGGATAAGGCCCAGCGCGAAATGCAGATCTTGTCGCAAAGGCTGCGGGAAATGGAGTCCGAGTCTTCTGATTTGCGCTCGAAGCTGGATCTTGCTCAACATCGCGCAACCCGCGATCCGTTGACTAATCTGCCGAATCGGTTGGCATTCGAGGATCGTTTGGCGGATGAGATGGCGCGTTGCCGACGGCATAAATTGCCGATGACGCTGATGGTTTGGGATGTGGATTTGTTCAAGAACATCAACGACACTTACGGACATAAGTGCGGGGATAAGGCCCTGATTGTTATTGCCGAATTATTATTCAAACACTGCCGGGAAACCGATTTTGTAGCCCGTTTCGGCGGCGAGGAGTTTGTGATGATATTGCCCGGCGCAGATGCCAAATCCGCCTTAGTGATAGCGGAAAAACTTCGAAAAACCGTGGAAAAAAGTAGTTTCAATGCGAATGGCAACAAAGTGTCTATTACCTTATCGTGCGGAATTAGCCAGTTTATCGATGGAGATAATAATGAATCGATTTTCAACAGAGCCGATTCAGGCTTGTACCGCGCCAAACAAACCGGCCGTAACCGCTGTGTTGTCGTGTAA
- a CDS encoding GGDEF domain-containing protein gives MATATPYSAPLDNEKFLYKLVIQLLIFCQGSHKLLEPHLLAIGAKLRSGANSHELLSELQAVSKTLLHISKQAKQDVSAGEDDGPALQNNYLLERLDELLSDAEVPLRFQQQTSLLKQRVRANLSEDSYKKVIDSAITLLLNIKDYSASEQKGIDVFLGDLSEKLDELGQDVETAGQANRALIDDREIMNTEIHRQVGSLKDSTQAADELDMLKNQTAEHLDRLLERLLEHKQIEDERQRDAQEKIELMTQKLQELETETETLRVKLKIEHDKALNDSLTGLPNRLAYNNRAEMELKRWKRYKAPLALIIWDIDFFKQINDTYGHKSGDKTLALVAQLLLNNCRETDFVARYGGEEFVMLMPNTNAFQALEMAENTRKMIQSCGFNSNGENVNLTLSCGISEFNEGDMHDDVFVRADQALYQSKQGGRNRCTVFEP, from the coding sequence ATGGCGACTGCTACCCCTTACTCCGCTCCGCTCGATAACGAAAAGTTTTTATACAAGCTGGTCATCCAGCTGTTGATTTTTTGCCAAGGCAGCCACAAGTTGCTGGAGCCGCATCTGCTTGCGATAGGCGCCAAATTGCGGAGCGGTGCGAACTCCCATGAACTACTGTCCGAATTGCAAGCTGTATCTAAAACTTTGTTACACATTTCCAAGCAAGCCAAGCAGGATGTTAGCGCGGGGGAAGACGATGGTCCTGCGTTGCAAAACAACTATTTGCTGGAGCGTTTGGATGAACTGCTCAGCGATGCCGAGGTTCCCTTGCGTTTTCAGCAACAGACCTCGCTGTTAAAGCAACGGGTCAGGGCTAATCTCAGTGAGGATTCGTATAAGAAAGTCATCGACTCGGCGATTACCTTGCTGCTGAATATCAAAGATTACAGCGCATCCGAGCAGAAAGGCATCGATGTGTTTCTAGGCGATTTGAGCGAGAAGCTGGACGAGCTCGGACAAGACGTAGAAACAGCTGGGCAAGCTAATCGAGCATTGATTGATGATCGCGAGATTATGAATACAGAAATTCATAGGCAAGTGGGCAGTCTAAAGGACTCAACACAAGCTGCCGATGAACTTGATATGTTAAAGAACCAGACAGCCGAGCATCTTGATCGGTTATTGGAGCGGTTACTTGAGCATAAACAAATAGAAGATGAAAGGCAGCGGGATGCGCAAGAAAAAATTGAGTTAATGACGCAAAAATTGCAGGAGTTGGAAACCGAGACCGAGACCCTGCGCGTTAAACTCAAGATAGAGCACGACAAAGCCCTAAACGACTCCTTGACCGGCTTGCCGAATCGCTTGGCATACAACAATCGCGCGGAAATGGAATTGAAGCGTTGGAAGCGTTATAAAGCGCCGCTAGCGCTGATCATTTGGGATATTGATTTTTTCAAGCAAATCAATGATACCTACGGCCACAAGTCCGGCGATAAAACCCTGGCTTTGGTTGCGCAATTATTACTGAATAACTGTCGGGAAACAGACTTCGTGGCTCGCTACGGCGGCGAAGAGTTTGTCATGCTGATGCCGAATACTAATGCGTTTCAGGCGCTGGAAATGGCGGAAAACACCCGCAAGATGATTCAGAGTTGCGGATTTAATTCTAACGGCGAAAATGTCAATCTAACCCTGAGTTGCGGTATCAGTGAGTTTAATGAGGGCGATATGCATGACGATGTGTTCGTGCGGGCCGACCAGGCGCTCTATCAGTCAAAACAAGGCGGGCGTAATCGCTGTACGGTGTTCGAGCCATAG
- a CDS encoding glycoside hydrolase family 17 protein yields MPSIRVLLCLIFIFLVHGSFAWLNNQPQDAGTDVPSGKLMSLSFAPFREGFSPLEEKFPLPEHIDEDLRLLADKTESIRTYSSLGGQQPTPGLARKHGLKMIQGAWLGYGYKDNSNEVNALIKSANENPDVVKRVIVGNEVLLRGDMDVDRLIGYIREVKKAVKQPVSYADVWSMYMKYPKLINEVDFITIHILPYWEDEPISVENASQHLEKIVKQVEDEARGIAPGKPILIGESGWPSAGRQRGMAIPGVVNEAKFIRGMIQVANRHGFDYNIVEAFNQPWKSELEGVVGANWGLFSADREPVFPLTGPVNETPNWPIRFAVASLIWLLAIVKYAKKLEQVSLIRMLAFFTLAQVFSVCVVTLADFLWYTSYSTWQRLYTVALVIANTILGALLLERGSDILIDKSGCIKLANSLRAGYLIFILLALYKTYGLAMNGRYLSFPIEQFTVPAFGVIGLIACLWLSERKFNGRVLAFDSLIGGGLQSRRDRFFAYLLSFGAIALILGEAKAFLDGRDFIQAHPGLSEGLPVALSYTLYNQQLLGWLACLLILSLPFWTNNPSKQDA; encoded by the coding sequence ATGCCCAGCATCAGAGTATTGCTTTGTTTGATTTTCATTTTTTTAGTTCACGGCAGTTTCGCCTGGTTGAACAATCAGCCGCAAGACGCTGGTACTGACGTACCCTCCGGCAAGTTGATGAGCCTGTCCTTCGCGCCGTTCCGGGAGGGCTTTAGTCCGCTGGAGGAAAAATTCCCGTTGCCGGAGCATATCGATGAAGACTTGCGCCTGCTGGCCGACAAAACCGAAAGCATCCGCACTTACTCCAGCCTTGGCGGCCAGCAACCCACCCCGGGGTTAGCCCGCAAACACGGATTGAAAATGATCCAGGGCGCCTGGCTTGGTTACGGTTACAAAGACAACAGTAATGAAGTCAATGCGTTGATCAAATCGGCCAATGAAAACCCCGACGTCGTGAAACGAGTGATCGTCGGCAACGAAGTGCTGTTGCGTGGTGATATGGATGTCGACCGACTGATCGGTTATATCCGCGAAGTGAAGAAAGCGGTCAAGCAACCCGTGTCTTACGCCGACGTTTGGTCGATGTATATGAAATACCCCAAACTGATCAATGAAGTGGATTTCATCACTATCCACATTCTGCCGTACTGGGAAGACGAGCCGATTTCAGTGGAAAACGCTTCGCAGCATCTGGAAAAAATTGTCAAACAGGTGGAAGACGAAGCCCGCGGCATCGCCCCCGGCAAACCTATATTGATAGGCGAGTCCGGCTGGCCCAGTGCCGGCAGGCAGCGCGGCATGGCCATTCCCGGCGTAGTCAACGAAGCCAAATTTATTCGCGGCATGATTCAGGTCGCCAATCGCCATGGTTTTGATTACAACATCGTCGAAGCGTTTAACCAACCCTGGAAAAGCGAGTTGGAAGGTGTAGTCGGCGCCAACTGGGGCTTGTTCTCGGCGGACCGCGAACCGGTATTCCCGTTGACCGGTCCGGTCAACGAAACGCCCAATTGGCCGATCCGCTTTGCCGTCGCCTCGCTGATCTGGTTGCTGGCAATCGTGAAGTATGCCAAAAAGCTGGAGCAGGTCTCGCTGATCCGCATGTTAGCGTTTTTCACTCTGGCGCAAGTCTTTAGTGTTTGCGTGGTGACATTGGCCGACTTTCTTTGGTACACCAGTTATAGCACCTGGCAAAGGCTTTATACCGTAGCGCTGGTAATCGCGAATACAATTCTCGGCGCGCTACTGCTTGAGCGTGGTAGCGATATTTTGATTGATAAATCAGGCTGCATTAAGTTGGCCAATAGCTTGAGAGCCGGTTATTTAATCTTTATATTGCTAGCGCTTTATAAAACCTACGGACTGGCTATGAATGGCCGTTATTTGAGCTTTCCGATCGAACAATTCACCGTTCCGGCTTTTGGGGTAATCGGTTTGATTGCTTGTTTATGGCTAAGTGAGCGCAAATTCAATGGCCGAGTTTTGGCGTTTGATAGCCTAATTGGCGGGGGGTTGCAAAGCCGCCGTGACCGGTTCTTTGCTTATTTACTTAGTTTTGGCGCTATCGCACTGATACTGGGAGAAGCCAAAGCCTTTCTGGATGGTCGCGATTTCATTCAAGCCCATCCCGGCTTATCCGAGGGCCTTCCCGTTGCGTTGAGCTATACCCTATATAACCAACAACTCCTTGGCTGGCTTGCTTGCCTGCTTATCCTATCCTTGCCGTTCTGGACTAACAATCCTAGTAAGCAGGACGCTTAA
- a CDS encoding multicopper oxidase domain-containing protein, whose product MHKKVIPILCGAILLPASQWAMAAVDKLPATNSVKMGAAEEVCSEFTDAKWRDAQVIDGVEIQESRMCNPDNPAEIAAFVKGTNNISMSTLMETQLAADAITLGEDMDGDGDPDHYIIKLEIAELNGHSPDMKDPTTTFDVAPGIQPTFWVYAPKTRDMSTLSLYEPVANPLLRAPSPTIRVEQGDIVWLVLENSHYFPHSIHLHGVDHPYMDHSGEGNDGVGQTGQMDVLPGQSKTYVIKPRQPGTMYYHCHVQPHTHIPMGLQGMFVVEENRPNNWVQVFNVGNGQVRHPSVAVKEKYAAEFDLHYQSVDKELHEMVRSANDPRIVARRMNQEYDITDATPDYFMLNGRSFPYTLRESLILMEENKKVKLRVLNGHEEAFALHVHGHKPMVTHYDGVDNGPSSYIKRDVHGMVPAQRIDLELSGVDDGLNSFGQGVWMFHDHVEKSFTTNGIGEGGDISLVVYKGFSDEKGIPKVHGMSLAPYFTREFWQGKYPAWQDYDAWKSLGLPEINNKKQVAFVPPPPPPLNTGDAAAKAEAAGTQSSFLGQLLYGLILGGLSYVGFANRQRIMAMFKK is encoded by the coding sequence ATGCATAAAAAGGTTATCCCCATTCTGTGTGGCGCCATCCTGCTTCCGGCGTCGCAATGGGCTATGGCAGCGGTAGACAAACTACCGGCGACCAATAGCGTCAAGATGGGTGCGGCAGAGGAAGTTTGTTCCGAATTTACCGATGCCAAGTGGCGTGATGCGCAAGTGATCGACGGAGTCGAAATACAAGAATCACGGATGTGTAACCCCGATAATCCTGCTGAAATCGCTGCTTTTGTTAAAGGCACCAATAACATTTCAATGTCTACCCTAATGGAGACACAACTCGCCGCTGATGCCATCACGCTCGGCGAAGATATGGACGGCGACGGCGACCCCGACCACTATATTATTAAGCTGGAAATTGCCGAACTGAACGGCCATTCGCCAGACATGAAAGATCCCACCACCACTTTTGACGTTGCCCCCGGCATCCAACCGACTTTCTGGGTCTACGCGCCGAAAACTCGCGATATGTCTACCTTGAGCTTGTACGAGCCGGTGGCGAACCCTTTATTGCGCGCGCCATCACCGACGATACGGGTCGAACAAGGCGATATTGTTTGGTTGGTTCTGGAAAACAGCCATTACTTTCCGCACTCAATCCACTTGCATGGTGTGGATCATCCGTACATGGATCATAGTGGTGAAGGTAACGATGGTGTCGGTCAAACCGGGCAGATGGATGTTTTGCCCGGCCAAAGCAAAACTTATGTGATCAAGCCGCGCCAACCCGGCACCATGTATTATCACTGCCATGTACAGCCGCACACCCATATTCCGATGGGTTTGCAAGGTATGTTTGTGGTCGAGGAAAATCGCCCCAATAACTGGGTACAGGTTTTCAATGTCGGTAATGGACAGGTTCGCCATCCCTCGGTAGCGGTCAAAGAAAAATATGCGGCCGAGTTCGATCTACACTATCAATCGGTTGATAAGGAATTGCATGAAATGGTGCGATCCGCTAATGATCCGCGGATCGTTGCCCGGCGGATGAATCAGGAATATGACATTACTGATGCTACCCCCGATTATTTCATGCTGAATGGTCGCTCATTTCCTTATACCTTAAGGGAATCGCTGATCCTGATGGAAGAAAACAAAAAGGTCAAATTGCGGGTGTTGAACGGTCATGAAGAAGCATTTGCACTGCACGTGCACGGTCACAAGCCGATGGTGACCCATTACGACGGCGTCGATAACGGTCCATCCTCTTATATTAAACGCGACGTGCACGGCATGGTGCCGGCCCAGCGTATCGATCTGGAATTGAGCGGGGTCGATGACGGTTTGAACAGCTTCGGCCAAGGCGTTTGGATGTTTCACGACCACGTCGAGAAATCCTTCACTACTAACGGTATCGGCGAGGGCGGCGACATCAGTTTGGTGGTATACAAAGGCTTTTCCGATGAGAAAGGTATCCCAAAAGTCCATGGCATGAGCTTAGCGCCTTACTTCACCAGAGAATTCTGGCAAGGTAAATATCCGGCCTGGCAGGATTACGATGCCTGGAAAAGCTTAGGCTTGCCGGAAATCAATAATAAAAAGCAAGTGGCTTTTGTGCCGCCACCGCCTCCCCCGTTGAATACGGGCGACGCTGCAGCGAAAGCGGAAGCAGCCGGAACTCAGTCGTCATTTCTCGGGCAATTGCTGTATGGCTTGATATTGGGTGGCTTGAGTTATGTCGGCTTTGCCAATCGCCAGCGGATCATGGCGATGTTTAAAAAGTAG
- a CDS encoding UPF0182 family protein — MRNWKLLPAITLATLAAAIVLYVAFYFVFLDFFVDLWWFRSLEFEAYFWLKLLYRFIFSGAVTAFFFAVFLFHFWIASRYLGLNPPDEILMDDSKRRRFQRFADVFMSGSARVYTPISLLLAVVIAVPFYLQWEQALLFFFGSASGIVDPVYGNDVSFYMFSYPIYMLIQKELLTTAVIVFLATGVLYWMEHVFVPNQSKEFPLGAKIHLTMLFAFVVLFVIWGFLLERFALLYSAGNEPVFFGPGFVELRYKLPMIWLEVLFFLAIAISVVFYALSERHRSKTPVIVASLGFLAVWGLQGSHTIPELIEKFIVKPNFTRTEGDSIRHNIDATMAAFDLNNIKTVDFQVNLDATKDIEAWSTKKHFENIPVWDREFLIDSYMQLQGIRPYYGFPTVDEDRYFINGHHQQVNLAAREVNIDKLPKEAQNWENTHLRYTHGYGAVISPAAQDAGIPIVWYLRDLNMTSDVGFSVKYPDIYYGLEKYRYAIVPNNLAVTDISSTAPGESLDYQGISGIPIPSLFRKMLFAFYLKDEKIFFSPNISAQSKLLLRRNIDERITALTPFLHLDKDPYLVVNKERFYWIQDAYTLSNYYPVSKPAADDYLDGQHKFNYIRNSVKIVVDAYDGSVDYYISDPKDPIINAYNRAYPGVFKNLREMPDELMQHLRYPRDLYYMQMKIYAKYHQNSPELFYEQAETWQFASVDGQPVLPYFITMDFDRCNDLEEFVMINPMTPIHRDNLSMVGIAGTVDEKSCDHSYKPGITIFKFPKAVQVNGPSQVNALIDQNPEIASQFTLWNQQGSEVKKGRMVILTMGNSILYVQPIYMLATKTKMPELARVIVSVGNQVVMDKTLQAAFSRLKDLFIKGAAGSVSGISAAEGK; from the coding sequence ATGCGTAACTGGAAACTGTTGCCGGCGATCACTTTAGCAACCCTGGCGGCTGCTATTGTGCTATACGTCGCGTTCTACTTCGTGTTTCTCGATTTTTTCGTGGATTTATGGTGGTTCCGTTCGCTGGAATTCGAAGCTTACTTTTGGTTGAAATTACTCTACCGATTTATTTTTTCCGGTGCGGTTACTGCATTTTTCTTTGCTGTTTTCCTGTTCCACTTCTGGATTGCCTCTCGCTACCTGGGCCTGAACCCACCCGATGAAATATTGATGGACGATTCCAAGCGTCGGCGTTTTCAACGCTTTGCCGATGTGTTCATGAGCGGTTCGGCCCGAGTCTATACCCCCATTTCATTGCTACTTGCCGTAGTTATTGCTGTACCGTTCTATTTGCAATGGGAGCAGGCGCTGCTGTTTTTCTTCGGTAGCGCATCGGGTATCGTCGATCCGGTATACGGCAACGATGTCAGCTTCTACATGTTTTCCTATCCGATTTACATGCTGATTCAGAAGGAGTTGCTAACCACGGCGGTTATTGTGTTCTTGGCGACCGGTGTGCTGTACTGGATGGAGCATGTGTTTGTACCCAATCAAAGCAAGGAATTTCCACTGGGAGCGAAGATCCATTTGACGATGCTATTTGCATTTGTAGTGTTATTTGTGATTTGGGGCTTTTTGCTGGAACGCTTCGCCTTGTTATATTCGGCGGGTAATGAGCCGGTGTTTTTTGGCCCCGGTTTTGTCGAATTGCGTTACAAGTTGCCGATGATTTGGCTTGAAGTCCTGTTCTTTTTGGCGATTGCCATATCGGTAGTTTTTTACGCCTTGTCGGAGAGACATCGTAGCAAAACCCCGGTAATCGTTGCCTCCTTAGGGTTTTTGGCAGTTTGGGGCTTGCAAGGCTCCCATACCATACCGGAGTTGATTGAAAAATTTATCGTCAAGCCTAATTTTACCCGCACCGAAGGTGATTCGATTCGGCATAACATTGATGCCACCATGGCGGCATTCGATTTAAACAATATTAAAACCGTCGATTTTCAGGTCAATCTGGACGCCACCAAAGATATAGAAGCCTGGTCGACCAAAAAGCATTTCGAAAATATTCCGGTATGGGATCGCGAATTTCTGATCGACAGCTATATGCAGCTACAAGGAATTCGGCCTTATTATGGCTTTCCGACTGTCGATGAAGACCGATATTTCATTAACGGACATCATCAACAGGTCAATTTGGCGGCCCGTGAAGTCAACATCGACAAACTACCCAAAGAGGCGCAAAACTGGGAAAACACCCATTTGCGCTACACCCATGGGTACGGCGCGGTCATATCGCCGGCTGCTCAGGATGCCGGCATTCCTATCGTTTGGTACTTGCGCGATTTGAACATGACCTCGGATGTCGGATTTTCCGTGAAATATCCCGACATTTATTACGGCTTGGAGAAATATCGCTACGCGATCGTGCCAAACAATTTGGCTGTCACCGACATTTCCAGCACCGCGCCAGGGGAATCGCTGGATTATCAGGGTATCTCCGGCATACCGATTCCGTCGCTGTTCAGAAAAATGTTGTTCGCGTTTTATCTGAAAGACGAAAAAATCTTTTTCTCGCCAAACATATCCGCGCAAAGCAAGTTACTGCTGCGTCGTAATATCGACGAGCGAATTACCGCGCTAACGCCGTTTTTACATCTGGATAAAGATCCGTATTTAGTCGTTAACAAAGAACGCTTCTACTGGATACAGGACGCCTATACCTTATCCAATTATTACCCGGTCTCCAAACCGGCAGCCGACGATTATCTGGACGGCCAGCACAAGTTCAATTACATCCGTAACTCGGTAAAAATTGTGGTCGATGCCTATGACGGCAGCGTCGATTACTATATTTCCGACCCAAAGGATCCGATCATCAACGCTTATAACCGCGCGTATCCGGGCGTTTTCAAAAATTTGCGGGAAATGCCCGACGAGCTAATGCAGCACCTGCGTTATCCGCGCGACTTGTACTATATGCAGATGAAAATTTACGCTAAATATCATCAAAACAGCCCGGAGTTGTTTTATGAGCAGGCGGAAACCTGGCAATTCGCCTCCGTGGATGGTCAGCCGGTATTGCCCTATTTCATTACGATGGACTTTGATCGTTGCAACGATTTGGAGGAGTTTGTGATGATTAATCCGATGACCCCGATCCATAGGGACAATTTAAGCATGGTTGGGATTGCCGGCACAGTTGACGAAAAAAGTTGCGACCACAGTTACAAGCCGGGTATCACTATTTTCAAATTTCCTAAGGCTGTGCAGGTTAACGGACCATCTCAGGTCAATGCGCTGATCGATCAAAATCCGGAAATTGCCTCGCAGTTTACCTTATGGAATCAACAAGGCTCGGAAGTTAAAAAAGGCCGGATGGTGATATTGACTATGGGTAATTCGATTTTATATGTGCAGCCTATTTATATGCTGGCGACTAAAACCAAGATGCCTGAGCTGGCGCGGGTAATTGTGTCGGTAGGCAATCAAGTGGTGATGGACAAAACCTTGCAGGCGGCCTTCAGTCGGTTGAAGGACTTGTTTATTAAGGGCGCAGCCGGATCTGTTTCAGGGATTTCGGCAGCCGAAGGCAAATAG